One stretch of Amycolatopsis tolypomycina DNA includes these proteins:
- a CDS encoding TrmH family RNA methyltransferase — protein MTGSFPRPGAEPFTERTPRVVAARKLTRRAERDKTGRFLAEGANAVEAALADGTVYELFVTSRASAQHADLLDAARAAGFGVSPITDRAADGLSETVTPQGIVAVCALLDRPLEEAVTPAARLVVVLVDVADPGNAGTVIRVADAAGADAVVLAGDTVDPHNGKCVRAAAGSLFHLPIARVRDVPAALSACSAAGLRTFAAHGYADAELDRVDLAAPTAWVFGNEAHGLPADVLDRTDLAVRIPLYGRAESLNLATAAAVCVYTSAMAARR, from the coding sequence CTGACCGGCAGCTTTCCCCGACCCGGGGCGGAACCGTTCACCGAACGGACCCCCCGGGTCGTTGCTGCGCGCAAGCTGACGCGGCGCGCGGAACGCGACAAGACCGGCCGGTTCCTGGCCGAAGGCGCCAACGCCGTCGAGGCCGCGCTGGCCGACGGCACGGTGTACGAGCTGTTCGTCACTTCGCGCGCGTCCGCACAGCACGCCGACCTGCTCGACGCCGCCCGCGCGGCCGGCTTCGGCGTCTCGCCGATCACCGACCGCGCCGCCGACGGGCTGTCGGAAACCGTGACGCCCCAAGGCATCGTGGCCGTCTGCGCGCTGCTGGACCGGCCCCTCGAGGAGGCCGTGACGCCGGCCGCGCGGCTCGTGGTCGTGCTGGTGGACGTCGCCGACCCCGGCAACGCGGGCACGGTCATCCGCGTCGCCGACGCGGCCGGTGCCGACGCGGTGGTCCTGGCGGGCGACACCGTCGACCCCCACAACGGCAAGTGCGTCCGCGCCGCCGCCGGCAGCCTGTTCCACCTGCCGATCGCGCGCGTCCGCGACGTCCCGGCGGCGCTGTCGGCCTGCTCGGCCGCGGGCCTGCGGACGTTCGCCGCCCACGGCTACGCCGACGCCGAACTCGATCGGGTGGACCTCGCCGCGCCGACCGCGTGGGTGTTCGGCAACGAGGCACACGGCCTGCCCGCCGACGTCCTCGACCGCACCGATCTCGCCGTCCGGATCCCCCTGTACGGCCGCGCCGAGAGCCTCAACCTCGCCACCGCCGCGGCCGTCTGCGTCTACACGAGCGCCATGGCGGCGCGGCGCTGA
- the rplT gene encoding 50S ribosomal protein L20 — MARVKRAVNAQKKRRATLELASGYRGQRSRLYRKAKEQTLHSLNYAYRDRRARKGDFRQLWITRINAAARANGVTYNRFIQGIKAAGVEVDRKILADLAVNDAAAFTALAELAKANVNTGEAKSA, encoded by the coding sequence GTGGCACGCGTCAAGCGGGCGGTCAACGCCCAGAAGAAGCGTCGCGCAACTCTCGAACTGGCCAGCGGCTACCGCGGCCAGCGTTCGCGGCTGTACCGCAAGGCCAAGGAGCAGACGCTTCACTCGCTGAACTACGCCTACCGGGACCGCCGTGCCCGCAAGGGTGACTTCCGCCAGCTGTGGATCACCCGCATCAACGCGGCCGCCCGCGCCAACGGCGTGACCTACAACCGGTTCATCCAGGGCATCAAGGCCGCGGGTGTCGAGGTCGACCGCAAGATCCTCGCGGACCTCGCCGTCAACGACGCCGCCGCCTTCACCGCGCTGGCCGAGCTCGCCAAGGCCAACGTCAACACCGGCGAAGCGAAGTCGGCCTGA
- the rpmI gene encoding 50S ribosomal protein L35, with product MPKMKTHSGTSKRIRKTGTGKLRRQMTGRRHRMEKKSSRVTRRLEGTTEVSKTEVGRVKRLLGI from the coding sequence ATGCCGAAGATGAAGACCCACAGCGGGACGTCCAAGCGCATCCGCAAGACGGGGACGGGCAAGCTGCGCCGCCAGATGACCGGCCGGCGCCACCGCATGGAGAAGAAGTCCAGCCGCGTGACCCGCCGTCTCGAGGGCACCACCGAGGTGTCGAAGACCGAGGTCGGCCGCGTCAAGCGCCTGCTCGGCATCTGA
- the infC gene encoding translation initiation factor IF-3, producing MWAPGRNENRKHSSDQGGPISSETRINDRIRVPEVRLVGPAGEQVGIVRIEDALRLAQENDLDLVEVAPQARPPVCKLMDFGKFKYESAQKARESRRNQQLTVIKEQKLRPKIDQHDYETKKGHVSRFLAAGNKVKVTIMFRGREQSRPELGYRLLQKLAEDVTELGFVESSAKQDGRNMIMVLAPHKNVKPKAKAEPAPEQAPEA from the coding sequence ATGTGGGCACCAGGTCGAAACGAGAACAGGAAACATTCCTCGGACCAAGGAGGCCCCATCAGCTCCGAGACACGCATCAACGACCGAATCCGGGTGCCGGAAGTCCGTCTCGTCGGACCCGCCGGCGAACAGGTCGGCATCGTCCGGATCGAGGATGCGCTGCGCCTGGCGCAGGAGAACGACCTCGACCTCGTCGAGGTCGCGCCGCAGGCCCGCCCGCCGGTGTGCAAGCTCATGGACTTCGGCAAGTTCAAGTACGAGAGCGCGCAGAAGGCCCGCGAATCGCGGCGCAACCAGCAGCTGACCGTCATCAAGGAACAGAAGCTGCGCCCCAAGATCGACCAGCACGACTACGAGACCAAGAAGGGTCACGTGTCGCGCTTCCTGGCGGCGGGCAACAAGGTCAAGGTCACGATCATGTTCCGCGGCCGCGAGCAGTCCCGGCCGGAGCTCGGCTACCGGCTGCTGCAGAAGCTCGCCGAGGACGTCACCGAGCTGGGGTTCGTCGAGTCGTCCGCCAAGCAGGACGGCCGCAACATGATCATGGTGCTGGCCCCGCACAAGAACGTGAAGCCGAAGGCCAAGGCCGAGCCCGCCCCCGAGCAGGCCCCCGAGGCGTAG
- a CDS encoding DUF1844 domain-containing protein, whose amino-acid sequence MSEQPSEQPPYSPDARHLEDIPSVEVISRAAVMLLSAGAERLGLADADPATSPHRDLDEARRLITALAGLVTASAEYLGLHAGPLRDGLQSLQKAFREASAVPDEPGQGPGEKYTGPVY is encoded by the coding sequence GTGTCAGAACAACCCTCCGAACAGCCCCCGTATTCCCCCGACGCCCGCCACCTGGAGGACATCCCCAGTGTGGAGGTGATCAGCCGCGCGGCGGTGATGCTGCTGTCGGCCGGCGCCGAGCGGCTCGGGCTCGCCGACGCCGACCCGGCGACCTCTCCCCACCGCGACCTCGACGAAGCGCGGCGGCTCATCACGGCGCTGGCCGGGCTGGTGACCGCCTCCGCGGAGTACCTCGGCCTGCACGCCGGGCCGTTGCGGGACGGGCTGCAGTCGCTGCAGAAGGCCTTCCGGGAGGCTTCGGCCGTGCCCGACGAGCCCGGGCAGGGGCCCGGCGAGAAGTACACCGGCCCGGTTTACTGA
- a CDS encoding GntR family transcriptional regulator, with amino-acid sequence MLDVSLSKVTRPLLRDEAYDRIRRAIVDGTLPPGAPLRDGDLADQLGLSKAPVREALRRLADDGLVDSKPQSYTRVSEVMSPDVLDAREIVRVLHEFAVRRAAARCRPADIAAMRAANDRFAKAIEARDIAAAVKADDELHDVPVRLAGNAAVAATLDRYTPLLRRLEHARFSSALAWNSVERHTMLIDALEKHDTPTAVEVISTIWTDLLEDR; translated from the coding sequence ATGTTAGATGTGAGTCTCTCGAAGGTCACTCGCCCCCTGCTTCGCGACGAGGCGTACGACCGCATCCGCCGCGCGATCGTCGACGGCACGCTCCCGCCCGGGGCGCCGCTGCGCGACGGCGACCTCGCCGACCAGCTCGGGCTCTCGAAGGCGCCCGTCCGCGAGGCCCTCCGGCGGCTGGCCGACGACGGCCTCGTGGACTCCAAGCCGCAGAGCTACACGCGCGTCTCCGAGGTGATGTCCCCCGACGTCCTCGACGCCCGCGAGATCGTCCGGGTGCTGCACGAGTTCGCCGTCCGCCGGGCCGCCGCGCGGTGCCGTCCCGCCGACATCGCCGCCATGCGCGCGGCCAACGACCGGTTCGCGAAAGCCATCGAGGCCCGGGACATCGCGGCCGCCGTCAAGGCCGACGACGAGCTGCACGACGTCCCCGTCCGGCTGGCCGGGAACGCCGCCGTCGCCGCGACCCTCGACCGCTACACCCCGCTGCTGCGCCGCCTCGAACACGCGCGCTTCAGCTCGGCACTCGCCTGGAACTCCGTCGAGCGCCACACGATGCTCATCGACGCGCTCGAGAAGCACGACACCCCAACCGCCGTCGAGGTGATCTCGACCATCTGGACCGATCTGCTGGAGGACCGATGA